From the Solanum stenotomum isolate F172 chromosome 4, ASM1918654v1, whole genome shotgun sequence genome, one window contains:
- the LOC125862346 gene encoding uncharacterized protein LOC125862346 gives MNGRRRRFLAPTSSPSPSIGDLRVKFSRIVSNQEQLKLAFNQLDFQIRTGLQEAADVFESLANPLMKLVGLKTVEMAEEGKINTVVFDYNHFYSDDYRRNENGAERTVRKEASEIEEEGYMNRAKTVGRELIQKQEMQLMQLIHLLRQVESQVNTSQTNILQTLSDHQNSIHNVLKKAVAYVSAIHQRGENNGTSLITIQLLKHIFRLVVTTLSSVECGVDNLVDELATRMCSPMVDYVKGLKLEVTSGRCHRLLSIVEEMGGAMRTGRTELEEARKKARIAEHNRLEVLYKLKESEEMARKYQGFLSKAKNGSKEQFEQEKLVVKDQDHAKEDNLLWELLQKKRKLGMGNGSSKSCGRALRQLKELGPQTPHLGPSSSPTHSSNGQRLLPMIPLGTSPSVTYPQHKPQKKIKSGFRT, from the exons ATGAATGGCCGCCGGCGACGATTCCTCGCGCCGACTTCATCTCCTTCTCCGTCCATCGGTGATCTCCGTGTTAAGTTCTCGCGAATTGTTTCTAATCAGGAACAGCTTAAACTCGCCTTCAATCAGCTAGATTTTCAGATCCGAACTGGCTTGCAGGAA gCCGCAGACGTGTTTGAATCGTTAGCTAATCCGCTGATGAAGCTAGTAGGATTGAAGACTGTTGAAATGGCTGAGGAAGGAAAAATTAATACCGTTGTCTTCgattataatcatttttattccGAT GACTACAGGAGAAACGAGAATGGAGCTGAAAGGACGGTGAGAAAAGAGGCAAGTGAAATTGAG GAAGAAGGCTATATGAATAGAGCCAAAACAGTTGGCAGAGAGCTAATTCAGAAACAAGAGATGCAGCTAATGCAGTTGATCCATCTGCTAAGACAAGTTGAATCCCAAGTAAATACAAGCCAAACCAACATTCTTCAGACCCTTAGTGACCATCAAAATTCCATACATAATGTTTTAAAGAAAGCTGTTGCATATGTTTCTGCCATTCACCAAAGAGGTGAAAATAATGGCACTTCTTtgatcacaattcaacttctAAAACACATATTCCGTCTTGTTGTTACTACACTGAGCTCGGTAGAGTGTGGAGTGGACAACCTAGTAGATGAGCTAGCCACAAGAATGTGTAGTCCAATGGTCGACTATGTCAAGGGTCTTAAGCTAGAAGTCACATCAGGAAGATGTCATCGCTTACTGAGCATAGTGGAAGAGATGGGAGGAGCAATGAGAACAGGGAGGACAGAGTTGGAGGAAGCAAGGAAGAAGGCAAGAATAGCAGAACATAATAGACTTGAGGTGTTGTACAAGCTGAAGGAATCAGAAGAAATGGCAAGGAAATATCAAGGATTTCTTTCGAAAGCCAAGAATGGATCTAAGGAACAATTTGAGCAAGAGAAG CTTGTAGTGAAGGACCAGGATCATGCTAAAGAGGACAACctactgtgggagctactacagaagaagagaaaattaggCATGGGAAATGGCAGCAGTAAATCATGCGGCCGTGCATTGAGACAGTTGAAAGAGCTAGGTCCACAAACCCCGCACTTGGGTCCTTCCTCTTCACCTACACACAGTTCAAATGGGCAACGTTTGCTACCCATGATACCCCTGGGTACTTCACCTTCAGTGACGTATCCACAACACAAACCTCAGAAAAAGATCAAATCCGGATT
- the LOC125861280 gene encoding uncharacterized protein LOC125861280 yields the protein MALTRPSREKDSLSNEGTNEQKDLGANGQNDDQDGDANEQDLGANNMRLDELICWNDVTLLHLLSRGHNEQPPNDQDGDANEQDLGTNEQNVDQDGDANEQGLGANEQNAYQDGDPNEQDLGANANQDGDGNKRDLEKLLFKMEIELITMKAQLMKMKLQLIKLERQLLKMEGPLLDLLLIGMNRNDQDGDATDQDEGTTDQDEGTTDQDGETTDQDGDAPMN from the exons ATGGCACTCACTCGACCATCCAG GGAAAAGGATAGTTTATCGAATGAAggcactaatgagcaaaaagatTTAGGTGCTAATGGGCAAAATGATGATCAAGATGGAGATGCTAATGAACAAGATTTAGGCGCTAATAATATGAGATT GGACGAGCTTATTTGCTGGAATGATGTAACATTGCTTCATCTTCTCTCTCGAGGCCATAATGAACAGCCTCCtaatgatcaagatggagaTGCTAATGAACAAGATTTAGGTactaatgagcaaaatgttGATCAAGATGGAGATGCTAATGAACAAGGTTTAGGCGCTAATGAGCAAAATGCTTATCAAGATGGAGATCCTAATGAACAAGATTTAGGGGCTAATGCTAATCAAGATGGAGATGGTAATAAACGAGATTTAGAAAAGCTACTGTTCAAGATGGAGATAGAACTGATCACGATGAAGGCACAGCTGATGAAGATGAAGCTACAACTGATCAAGCTGGAGAGACAACTGCTCAAGATGGAGGGGCCACTGCTCGACTTGCTACTGATCGGGATGAATAGAAATGATCAAGATGGAGACGCTACTGATCAAGATGAAGGCACAACGGATCAAGATGAAGGCACAACTGATCAAGATGGAGAGACAACTGATCAAGATGGAGACGCTCCAATGAACTGA